The Miltoncostaea marina DNA window CCCCCCGGCACTCGCGCTCGTGCGCGAGCCGCCACGACAGCGCCTGCGACTGCGCGCCGCGGTACCAGGCGCACGCGTGGGACCCGGTGACGCGCCGGAAGGTCCGGAAGACGTTCCGCACGACAGCCGAGGCGAAGAGCTGGCGGGCGAGCGCGACCGCCGCGATCGAGCGCAAGGAGCTGCGCGCCGTCAAGTCGCCCACCCTGCAGGCGGCCGCCGGCGAGCTGCTCGAGGGGATGCGCGCCGGCGCCATCCGGGCCCGGGGCGGCGACCCCTACAAGCCCTCTACGATCGCCAGCTACGAGGGCTCGCTGCACCAGCACGTGCTCCCCGCCCTCGGCCGCCGCCGCCTGTCCGACGTGTCCCGCGGCGACCTCGTGACGCTGATCGAGCGCCTGCTCGGCGCCGGCAAGAGCGCCTCGACGATCAGGAACTGCATCAACCCCCTCCACGTGCTCTTCCGCCGGGCCCTCGACCAGGGGACGATCGCCGTCAGCCCGGCCGCCCACCTCCCCCTTCCCGCGCTCGCGCAGGGCCGCGACCGGATCGCGACGCCCGCCGAGCAGGCGACGCTCCTCGAGCCGCTCGAGCCGGCCGACCGGGTGCTGTGGGCGGTGGCCTTCGGCGCCGGCCTGCGCGCCGGTGAGCTGCAGGGCCTGCGCTGGGAAGACGTTGACCTCGACGAGGGCGCGCTCCATGTCCGCCGCTCATGGGATCCGAAGTCGCGGACCTTCGTGGCTCCGAAGTCCCGCCGGTCACGGCGCGCGGTGCCACTGCTCGCGACGGTGCGCGCCGCCCTGCTGTCGCACGCCATGGCGACAGGGCGGCGGTCGGGGCTCGTCTTCGGGCGCGACGGAGAGCGCCCGTTCTCGCACTCCGCGGCGCTCTCGCGGGCGTCGAAGGCATGGGCCAAGGCCCAGGTCTCCCCGCTCGCCTGCGACCGCGACGCGGCCTCCCGTGGCGAGCGGCCGCTACCGCCCTGCGCGAAGCTCGGCTTGCACGAGGCGCGGCACTCCTACTGCTCGACGATGCTCGAGGCCGGCGTGTCGCCCGCGAACGTGTCCCGGTATGCCGGCCACGCCAGCGTCGCCTTCACGCTCGCCCGGTACGTGCACGCCCGCGCCGACCAGGGCGCCGACGACGCGGGGCGCATGGATGCCTTCCTCACGAGAGCCGTCGCTCCGTAGCGATTCGCCTAGCGGCCCCCCCGGCCGGCGATGGCCCCCTTCGCGCTCGCGTGTGCGTAGTTGATCCGCCTCTCCACCCTCCGAAAGACGTCCTCCGTGATGTGGTGGTGGTAGATCGGGAGCTTCGGGCGCAACCGTTGGGAGCTCGCCCCGGTTGACCAGGCGGCTGTTTCGATGGCGTCGGTGCCCGCTAGACGAGCGACCGTCTCGACCGCGGGCAGCAAATCTGTGTCGTTGGAGAGGAGGATCGCGACGTCGCACTTACCAGCGGTGACGCACTCGACGAGCCCCAGCGCCAACTGAACGTCGATGCCCTTCTCCACCGGCGGATCGGCCGGATAGGTCGGCCGATACCGAAGCGGCCGCAGATGCACCTGCACAACGGGACTTGTCTTTTGCCAGTCGGCCGCCTGGCGCCGGCACGCGCCGTGGCCGGTGGGATCCTTCGAGGACGTTGGCAGCCCTCTGTGGACTTGGACCTTGCAAAGCGAGCCGTCAGCTCCGCGGCCGTTTCCGAAGGCAAGGATGCGACCCAGGTTGAACGGGCAGAAGTTCCCGTGCTCGCTGGGCATGCCATCGATGCCAAACGCCCGCCGGGCAGAGCGGTACGCGTTCTGCCAGTCGATGAAGACGGCGACGCGCTTGCTCTGCCCGGCCACGGCACTCCCAAAAAAGACCTCGCCAGCGCGGCCGAAACCGGGCGGCGAGGAGGAATACCTGCAAGCTAGTTCTCGGCCTGTGGCCGGGCAAGCAAAACTAACCGTTCGTTTAGCAAACAGACGTTCCGCCGCATGCCGGCGGCAACGCGCCCCTAGACCAAGCGCAGCCTCCGCAACGAGCGGCGCGAGCCCTGCTCGAGCATGCGATCCAACTCGGCAGCCCCATCGAGCTGGACCTCAGTGGGCCCGGGGTGCTCCACGAGGATGCAGTCGAGGACCCGCGCGCCGCGGTCTTCGCTGAAGCACTGCCGCAAGACCGGTGGCGCGATGCCAGGCCATCCGTCGATGCCGACCTCGAGATTCGGCGGGTACTGCTCCAAGACGCGGATGAAGTCCGCGACCGTCATGCCCTTCATCGGTTCCTCCCTTGTCCAACTGCCCACGCTCGCTGAGCACGAGCGAGCTGGCCGCCCCCTGCTCGCGACTCGACGTTGTGGCGCGGCGGACCGCGCGGGAGGAATCGAGTTCTGGGTTGGGCTGGGGAGCAGCCGCACAGCACAGTACCTGCTCAGCCGGACGGCTCGAGCTTCAGGCGGGGGCGCGCGCCACAGTGTGCGCCACGCGCGCCACGGATTGACGGGTCTCGACGGGTCCTGGCGCGATTCCGGCCGGGGCGCTGGAGAGGACAGGATCCCGCTCCACAAGCCGGAATCCCACTGCTGATCGGGAGAGGCGACGGCGGGAGTCGAACCCGCGATGGCGGTTTTGCAGACCGCTGCGTTAGCCACTTCGCCACGTCGCCGGGCCCTCGGAGGCTAGCAGCGGCGCGGGCCGGGCTTCAGCCGACCTCCGCCGGATCCTCCAGCCAGCGGCGCGGGCCGGGGCCGCGGGCGCCGAGGCGGTCGCCGGGGTTCGCGAGCGCGCACGTCTCGAGCGACAGGCAGCCGCAGCCGATGCACTTCGTGAGGCCGTCGCGCAGCCGCTGGAGCTCGGCGATGCGCCGGTCGATGCGCGCGGTCCACGGACCGGACAGGCGCTCCCACTCCGCGGCCCGGGGCACGCGGTCGGTGGGCAGGCGCGCGAGCTCGGACCCGATCTCCTCCAGCGTGAGCCCGACGCGCTGCGCGAAGACGATGAAGGCCACCCGGCGCAGGGCCGCGCGGGGGTAGCGGCGGTGGCCCGCGGCGGTGCGCTCGGGCCGGAGCAGGCCGCGGTCCTCGTAGAAGCGCAGCGCCGAGGTGGCGACGCCCGAGCGCTCCGCGAGCTCGCCGATGGTGAGCGGGTCGTCCACGCCGGCAGTGCATCACGCCGCGCCCTTGACTTCAACCTCGCTTGAAGGTGCAGCATCGCCGCGCACGAAGCGATCGAGACGGAGGAACGCGGGATGAGCAGAGCGATGGCGTTCTCGGCGCCGGGGCCGCCGGAGGCGATGCGGCTGGTCGAGGTGGCGCCGCGGGCGCCGGGCGCGGGCGAGGTGCAGGTGCGGGTGATGGCGGCCGGCGTGCAGCCGGCCGACTGCGCGGCGCGGGCGGGGCGGTCGGCCCTGACGCCGGCGGACGGCGTGGTGGGCAACGAGTTCGCCGGCGTGGTGGAGCGCGTCGGCGCGGGCGTCGCCGCCCACGCCCCGGGCGACCCGGTGATCGGCTTCACCACGATGGGCGCCTACGCGGAGCTGGTGACGGTCCCGGCCGACCAGCTCGCCGCCAAGCCCGCGGGCATGCCGTGGACCGAGGCGGCGGCCCTCTCGGCGTCGGGCCAGACGGCGCACACGGCGCTCGGCGAGCTGGGCGTGGCCCTGGGCGACACCGTCCTGGTGCACGCCGCGGCGGGCGGCGTGGGCTCGATGGCCGTGCAGATCGCCCGCAGTCGGGGGGCGGTGGTGATCGGCACGGCGCGCCGTGCCAACCACGCCTACCTGCGCTCGCTGGGCGCGATCCCGGTCGAGTACGGCGACGGCCTGGTGGCGCGGGTGCGGGCGCTGGCGCCGGAGGGCGTGGACGCGGCGCTCGACGCGGTGGGCGGCGGGGCGGTGGCGGCATCGCTGGCCCTCGTCGAGGACCGCTCGCGCATCGGCACGATCGTCGACTTCGGCGCCGCGGCGCGGCGCGGGGTGCGGGCCATCCGCACGCAGCGCTCGGCGGAGCGCCTGCGCGAGCTGATCGCCATGTGGAGCTGGGACGAGCTGCGGGTGCACGTCTCGCGCACCTACCCCCTCCACCGCGCGCCGGAGGCCCACCGCGAGGTGGAGGCCGGCCACGTGCGCGGCAAGGTGGTGCTGACGATGCCGGCCCTCGACGGCCGGCGCCGGGAGGTGCGGCCGGTGGAGATGGCGGCGTAGGCGGAAGCGGGGGTGCGTAGCATGGGCGCATGGCCCGATCCGCATCCGCGCGGTCCTCCGCGTCCGCCGCGCTCTGCGCGGTCGTCCTCGCGCTCGTCGTCGCCGCCCCGGCCGCGGCGCACACGGCCCTCGAGACCGTCCGGCCGGCCGACGGAGCCGTGCTTGCCGAGGTGCCGCCGCGGGTGGTGGCGGCCTACGGCACCGCGCTGGCGGCGGCCGGCCCGGCGCAGGCATCGGGCGGCGGCGGCGCGCGGGTGGCCGGCGCCGCCCGGCTCGACCCGCGCGACGCGCGGCGGCTGATCATCCCGCTGGCCGGCGGCGGCCCGGGCCTCCACACCGTTACGTGGACGGTCACCGGCGCCGACGGCCACGACCTGACCGGGCGGACGACGTTCCGGGTGCGGGCGCCCTCGCTCGCCGCGACGCTGCGCCGCGTGGCGCGCGAGCTGCGGACGGCCGCGGCGGCGCTGGAGCGGGCGGCGGCCGCGGCGACGGCCCGGTGAGCCCGCCCGCGGGGCCCGCCGCGGCCGCGGGCGCCGAGCGCATCGAGGTGGCCACCGGCCACGGCACCGCCCTCGTGCACCTGCACCGCGCCGAGCGTCCGGCGGCCGCGCTGCTGATGGGCCACGGCGCGGGCGGCGGCGTCTCGGCGCCGGACATCCTCGCCGCGACCGAGGTCGGGCTCGGGCTCGGCGTCTCGGTGGCGCTCGTGGAGCAGCCGTACCGGGTGGCGGGCCGGCGGACGCCCCCGCCCGCCGCGCGCCTCGACGCGGCCTGGACCGCGGTCGCCGAGCGCCTGCTCGGCGGCGAGCTGGCCGGGCTCCCCCACCTCGCGGGCGGCCGCTCGTCCGGCGCGCGGGTGGCCTGCCGCACCGCCGCGGCGACCGGCGCCGCCGGCGTGCTGTGCCTCGCCTTCCCGCTCCAGCCGCGCGGCCGCTCGGGCCCCCCGCGGCCGAGCCGGCTGCCCGAGCTGGAGGCCGTGACCGTGCCCGTGTTGGTGGTGCAGGGGGTGCGCGACGCGTTCGGGATGCCGCCGGACGCCCCGGGGCGCACGGTGGCGCGGGTGGACGGCGACCACCGCCTGGCGGCCGACCTGCCCGCCGTGCGGGCCGCGGTCGCCGCCTGGCTGCCGGCGCCGCTCGCCGGCCCCCGCCCGGGCCGTCCCGGGCCCGGAGACGGCGAGGGCCCCGCCGGAGCGGGGCCCTCGTGAGAGCGGATGAAGGGACTCGAACCCTCGACCTTCTGCATGGCAAGCAGACGCTCTAGCCAACTGAGCTACATCCGCAGTGCGCTCGCGGCAGTGTACCGATCGGCGGGCGGGCCCTCAACGGCGGCGGCGCTCAGGCGGCCTGCCAGGGGTCCGTGTCGGTGTCGGCGAAGCGCACCTCCACCCCCTCCGGCGCGAGCGCGCGCGCGAGCCCCTTCGTCCAGGCCTTGAGCGTCACCCGCTCCGCGTGGGCGTGCGGCAGGTGCACCAGCGGCAGGCCCTCGGCGCGGTCGGCGTCGTGGTACTTGAGGTCGCTGGTCACGTACGCGTCGGCGCCGGCGGCGCGGGCGTCGTCGATGAGCGAGCCGCCCGACCCGGTGCAGCAGGCCACCCGCTCGACGCGCGCCCAGGGGTCGCCCACGTAGCGCACCGGGGCGCCCGGGAAGCCGCCGCGCACCCGCTGCACGAGCTCGGCGAGGGTGGCGGCCCCCACGCCGCCCACCCGGCCGAGCCCCGCACCGGGGTCGTCCGCCGACGGCCGCAGCGGCCGCGCGTCGGCGACGCCCAGGATGCCGGCCATCAGGTCGTTGAGCCCGCCGCGCGCGCTGTCGAGGTTGGTGTGCGCGGC harbors:
- a CDS encoding quinone oxidoreductase family protein, whose product is MSRAMAFSAPGPPEAMRLVEVAPRAPGAGEVQVRVMAAGVQPADCAARAGRSALTPADGVVGNEFAGVVERVGAGVAAHAPGDPVIGFTTMGAYAELVTVPADQLAAKPAGMPWTEAAALSASGQTAHTALGELGVALGDTVLVHAAAGGVGSMAVQIARSRGAVVIGTARRANHAYLRSLGAIPVEYGDGLVARVRALAPEGVDAALDAVGGGAVAASLALVEDRSRIGTIVDFGAAARRGVRAIRTQRSAERLRELIAMWSWDELRVHVSRTYPLHRAPEAHREVEAGHVRGKVVLTMPALDGRRREVRPVEMAA
- a CDS encoding copper resistance protein CopC, translated to MARSASARSSASAALCAVVLALVVAAPAAAHTALETVRPADGAVLAEVPPRVVAAYGTALAAAGPAQASGGGGARVAGAARLDPRDARRLIIPLAGGGPGLHTVTWTVTGADGHDLTGRTTFRVRAPSLAATLRRVARELRTAAAALERAAAAATAR
- a CDS encoding Nif3-like dinuclear metal center hexameric protein → MLVAQLVHAVERLAPAVLAEEWDNVGLLVGRHNQPVRRVLVALELRGEVLAEAREHGCDAVVTHHPPIFPSIAALTDGGRAAELVLRAAEDRVAIVAAHTNLDSARGGLNDLMAGILGVADARPLRPSADDPGAGLGRVGGVGAATLAELVQRVRGGFPGAPVRYVGDPWARVERVACCTGSGGSLIDDARAAGADAYVTSDLKYHDADRAEGLPLVHLPHAHAERVTLKAWTKGLARALAPEGVEVRFADTDTDPWQAA
- a CDS encoding tyrosine-type recombinase/integrase → MSTTTTRRRLPEGVTPRHSRSCASRHDSACDCAPRYQAHAWDPVTRRKVRKTFRTTAEAKSWRASATAAIERKELRAVKSPTLQAAAGELLEGMRAGAIRARGGDPYKPSTIASYEGSLHQHVLPALGRRRLSDVSRGDLVTLIERLLGAGKSASTIRNCINPLHVLFRRALDQGTIAVSPAAHLPLPALAQGRDRIATPAEQATLLEPLEPADRVLWAVAFGAGLRAGELQGLRWEDVDLDEGALHVRRSWDPKSRTFVAPKSRRSRRAVPLLATVRAALLSHAMATGRRSGLVFGRDGERPFSHSAALSRASKAWAKAQVSPLACDRDAASRGERPLPPCAKLGLHEARHSYCSTMLEAGVSPANVSRYAGHASVAFTLARYVHARADQGADDAGRMDAFLTRAVAP
- the soxR gene encoding redox-sensitive transcriptional activator SoxR; translated protein: MDDPLTIGELAERSGVATSALRFYEDRGLLRPERTAAGHRRYPRAALRRVAFIVFAQRVGLTLEEIGSELARLPTDRVPRAAEWERLSGPWTARIDRRIAELQRLRDGLTKCIGCGCLSLETCALANPGDRLGARGPGPRRWLEDPAEVG
- a CDS encoding alpha/beta family hydrolase codes for the protein MSPPAGPAAAAGAERIEVATGHGTALVHLHRAERPAAALLMGHGAGGGVSAPDILAATEVGLGLGVSVALVEQPYRVAGRRTPPPAARLDAAWTAVAERLLGGELAGLPHLAGGRSSGARVACRTAAATGAAGVLCLAFPLQPRGRSGPPRPSRLPELEAVTVPVLVVQGVRDAFGMPPDAPGRTVARVDGDHRLAADLPAVRAAVAAWLPAPLAGPRPGRPGPGDGEGPAGAGPS
- a CDS encoding NYN domain-containing protein — protein: MAGQSKRVAVFIDWQNAYRSARRAFGIDGMPSEHGNFCPFNLGRILAFGNGRGADGSLCKVQVHRGLPTSSKDPTGHGACRRQAADWQKTSPVVQVHLRPLRYRPTYPADPPVEKGIDVQLALGLVECVTAGKCDVAILLSNDTDLLPAVETVARLAGTDAIETAAWSTGASSQRLRPKLPIYHHHITEDVFRRVERRINYAHASAKGAIAGRGGR